In one Catenovulum adriaticum genomic region, the following are encoded:
- the arcA gene encoding two-component system response regulator ArcA — MQTHNILIVEDEAVTRNTLVSLFEAEGYNVFAAEDGEEMHTLLKNNDINLVVMDINLPGKNGLMLARELREIKSMGLIFLTGRDNDVDRILGLEIGADDYLVKPFNPRELTIRARNLMNRTKVAPNEPTEAVSEYRFNGWVLDCDSRSLVSPHQESMRLPKSEYRALQLLLDNPGKILTREQLIKEMTGRELKPNDRTVDVTIRRLRKHFESIPDTPEIISTIHGEGYRFCGEVEK; from the coding sequence ATGCAAACACATAATATCCTAATCGTAGAAGACGAAGCGGTCACCCGCAATACACTTGTTAGCCTGTTCGAAGCAGAAGGTTATAACGTATTCGCTGCTGAAGATGGCGAAGAAATGCACACTTTGCTTAAAAACAATGACATTAATTTAGTTGTCATGGACATTAACCTACCTGGTAAAAACGGCTTAATGTTAGCTCGCGAATTACGCGAAATTAAAAGCATGGGTTTAATATTTTTAACAGGCCGTGATAACGATGTCGATCGTATTTTAGGTCTTGAAATTGGCGCTGATGACTATTTAGTTAAGCCTTTTAACCCAAGAGAATTAACCATACGTGCGCGTAACTTAATGAATCGCACTAAAGTTGCACCGAATGAGCCAACAGAAGCCGTTAGTGAATATCGTTTTAACGGTTGGGTACTTGATTGTGATAGCCGTTCATTAGTTTCACCTCATCAAGAAAGCATGCGCTTACCAAAAAGTGAATACCGCGCATTACAGTTATTGTTAGATAACCCTGGGAAAATATTAACTCGTGAACAGTTAATTAAAGAAATGACTGGTCGTGAATTAAAACCAAACGATAGAACGGTTGATGTAACCATTCGCCGCTTACGTAAACATTTTGAGTCAATTCCTGATACACCTGAAATTATTTCAACAATTCATGGTGAAGGTTATCGTTTTTGTGGAGAGGTTGAGAAGTAA